A region from the Magnetococcales bacterium genome encodes:
- a CDS encoding J domain-containing protein: MGAEFKDFYKALGVDKSASPGEIKRVFRKLAREYHPDVNKTEGSEARFKEISEAYEVLGDAKKRTEYDQLYDYWKNGGSFPGQPGYENASGFRFQQGGSPIDLEELFNSLFGERERGSGSGAWFSGFPGNGAAGGSVFSNGFSQQPPAHEVEVSLEEAFAGCKRRFEVHSPGGGNKRIQVSIPAGVTDGQTIHLGAKRGNGAASMEDLFLQIRILPNRRFRVEGKDIHLELPITPWEAALGATVTVPTLGGSVRLKIPEGSQSGKKLALKGRGLPGSPVGAQYVILNVVVPTPKTESQKDFYRKMEQEMPFDPRAGLIH, from the coding sequence ATGGGCGCTGAATTCAAGGATTTCTACAAGGCTCTGGGTGTTGACAAGTCCGCCAGCCCCGGCGAGATCAAGCGTGTATTCCGCAAACTCGCCCGGGAGTATCATCCGGACGTCAACAAGACTGAGGGCAGCGAAGCCCGTTTCAAGGAGATCTCCGAGGCCTACGAGGTGTTGGGAGACGCAAAGAAACGGACCGAGTACGATCAGCTCTATGACTACTGGAAAAACGGCGGTTCTTTTCCCGGCCAGCCGGGATATGAGAACGCATCCGGATTCCGGTTTCAGCAGGGTGGCTCGCCCATCGATCTGGAAGAGTTGTTCAACAGCCTCTTTGGTGAACGTGAACGTGGCAGTGGTTCCGGCGCCTGGTTCTCAGGTTTTCCGGGCAATGGCGCCGCCGGTGGGTCGGTATTCTCCAATGGGTTCAGCCAACAGCCTCCCGCCCACGAGGTGGAAGTGTCCCTGGAAGAGGCGTTTGCCGGATGCAAACGGCGCTTTGAAGTCCATTCCCCAGGGGGCGGAAACAAACGCATCCAGGTTTCCATCCCGGCGGGCGTCACCGACGGCCAAACAATCCACCTGGGCGCCAAACGAGGCAACGGCGCCGCTTCCATGGAAGATCTGTTCCTTCAGATCCGGATTTTGCCGAACCGACGGTTCCGCGTGGAAGGAAAAGACATCCATCTGGAACTGCCCATCACGCCTTGGGAAGCAGCCCTCGGAGCCACGGTGACGGTCCCGACTCTGGGTGGTTCGGTTCGTTTGAAAATTCCGGAAGGGAGCCAATCCGGCAAGAAACTGGCCCTGAAAGGTCGGGGTTTGCCGGGATCGCCCGTTGGAGCGCAATACGTCATCCTGAACGTGGTCGTACCCACG
- a CDS encoding Hsp20/alpha crystallin family protein, which translates to MFYLSRGSLAGCGAGLVNPVWDALSRSSNLPQPSNHWAVRTDVAESADQVTFTADVPGIDPKDLKVTVEPGSLTIRGTRIYHHREKNPYRSMTWESGSFLRTFHLPDGLMVDKAYASTRNGVLTVTIPKSDEARPRQIEINRSYELTLKPLESPAKAWRDKAGSWWNKAKESLFGLFRK; encoded by the coding sequence ATGTTTTATCTGTCTCGTGGCTCTCTTGCCGGGTGTGGAGCCGGTCTGGTGAATCCGGTTTGGGACGCGTTGTCCCGTTCGTCCAACCTGCCGCAGCCCTCGAATCATTGGGCCGTCAGGACCGATGTGGCGGAAAGCGCGGATCAGGTGACGTTCACAGCGGATGTTCCCGGCATCGATCCGAAGGATCTGAAGGTCACCGTCGAGCCAGGCAGTCTTACGATTCGCGGAACCCGGATCTACCACCATCGGGAAAAGAATCCCTACCGGAGCATGACGTGGGAATCCGGATCCTTTCTGCGGACTTTCCATCTGCCGGATGGATTGATGGTGGACAAGGCCTATGCCTCCACCAGAAATGGCGTCCTGACGGTCACCATTCCCAAAAGTGACGAGGCCCGTCCCCGCCAGATCGAGATCAACAGATCCTATGAGTTGACGCTGAAACCCCTGGAATCTCCGGCCAAAGCGTGGCGGGACAAGGCTGGCAGCTGGTGGAACAAGGCCAAGGAGTCGTTATTCGGTCTATTCAGAAAATGA
- a CDS encoding transposase translates to MSKKRRQYSYEEKAIILKRRLVEREELSDLCDETGCQPSMFYRWQRALFEHAPMALQGGRDRDRRRDQERIRELEAKLTVKSEVLSELMEEHVALKKALGAR, encoded by the coding sequence ATGAGCAAGAAGAGACGGCAGTACAGTTACGAGGAAAAGGCCATCATTCTGAAGCGGCGCTTGGTGGAACGAGAAGAGCTCTCGGACCTGTGTGATGAGACCGGCTGCCAGCCGAGCATGTTTTACCGTTGGCAGCGCGCCCTCTTCGAACATGCTCCCATGGCGCTGCAAGGTGGACGTGATCGTGACCGGCGGCGCGATCAGGAACGAATTCGTGAACTCGAAGCCAAATTGACCGTGAAGAGCGAGGTCCTGTCCGAGTTGATGGAGGAGCATGTCGCGTTAAAAAAAGCGCTTGGGGCTCGCTGA